The following proteins are encoded in a genomic region of Pelodictyon phaeoclathratiforme BU-1:
- the kdsB gene encoding 3-deoxy-manno-octulosonate cytidylyltransferase, translating to MKAVILIPARLDSSRLDRKMLADLEGEPLIVRTWRQALKSRLAEKVVVATDSREIAAVLDACGAEVVMTSPTASCGTERIAEAARHIEGDVFVNLQGDEPLISPENIDLALEPFFSENPPDCSTLVLPLRPDDHVQIEDPHQVKVVMDAKGFALYFSRSAIPFQRNMRPTTIVYRHIGLYAFSADVLQKFASLPPSMLEEAESLEQLRLLENGFRIQCVTTLVDNPGVNTVEDLEQVRRIIRSSLPG from the coding sequence ATGAAAGCTGTTATACTTATTCCCGCAAGGCTCGATTCGAGTCGTCTCGACCGCAAGATGCTGGCCGATCTCGAAGGTGAACCGCTGATTGTGCGAACCTGGCGACAGGCGCTCAAATCCCGTTTGGCTGAAAAGGTTGTTGTTGCTACCGACAGCCGCGAGATAGCCGCTGTTCTTGATGCGTGCGGGGCTGAGGTTGTCATGACCTCTCCCACAGCGAGTTGCGGTACCGAGCGGATTGCCGAAGCTGCCCGCCATATCGAAGGGGATGTTTTTGTCAATCTGCAGGGAGATGAGCCACTCATCAGCCCCGAAAATATTGATCTGGCCCTTGAGCCCTTCTTTTCCGAAAATCCTCCCGATTGTTCCACCCTTGTTTTGCCCCTGCGTCCAGATGATCATGTGCAGATCGAGGATCCGCATCAGGTGAAGGTGGTTATGGATGCAAAGGGGTTCGCCCTCTATTTTTCGCGCAGTGCGATACCGTTTCAGCGCAATATGCGACCCACAACCATTGTTTACCGTCACATCGGGCTCTATGCCTTCAGTGCCGATGTGCTTCAGAAATTTGCTTCACTTCCTCCCTCCATGCTTGAAGAAGCAGAATCGCTTGAGCAGCTCCGGCTTCTTGAGAACGGTTTTCGCATTCAGTGCGTCACAACGCTTGTTGACAATCCGGGTGTCAATACGGTTGAAGATCTTGAGCAGGTGCGTCGTATTATCAGGAGCTCTTTGCCGGGCTGA
- a CDS encoding DUF167 domain-containing protein — translation MIELREKNGSAVFVVKAQPRSSKSRVCGLYNGGLKVNLKAAPVDDAANRECCELFSKLFRIPPSRVHILSGQSSRTKTVMVEGISSKAAALVLEPFG, via the coding sequence GTGATAGAGCTTCGCGAAAAAAATGGCAGTGCAGTCTTTGTTGTCAAGGCACAGCCCCGATCGTCCAAAAGCAGGGTTTGTGGCCTCTATAACGGTGGTTTAAAGGTGAACCTGAAGGCTGCGCCAGTCGATGACGCAGCCAACAGGGAGTGTTGTGAACTCTTTTCAAAGCTCTTTCGCATTCCTCCATCGCGGGTTCATATCCTCTCAGGCCAGAGTTCGCGGACAAAAACAGTGATGGTTGAAGGGATCAGTTCCAAAGCTGCAGCCCTCGTTCTTGAACCCTTTGGTTGA
- the gatC gene encoding Asp-tRNA(Asn)/Glu-tRNA(Gln) amidotransferase subunit GatC, giving the protein MSVTTKDVTYIAELAKLKFSDDEMLTMTSELNNILHYVEKLNEVDTEGVLPLSTIHDAVNVLREDVEHQPLSSTAVLLNAPDRQDRFFKVPKVIG; this is encoded by the coding sequence ATGTCGGTTACCACCAAAGATGTTACCTATATCGCCGAGTTGGCCAAGCTGAAGTTCAGCGATGATGAGATGCTGACGATGACCAGCGAGCTCAACAATATCCTGCACTATGTTGAAAAGCTCAATGAAGTTGATACCGAAGGTGTTCTGCCTCTGAGCACTATTCATGATGCGGTCAATGTGCTGCGCGAGGATGTTGAGCATCAGCCGCTCTCCTCAACAGCCGTATTGCTGAATGCTCCTGACCGGCAGGATCGCTTTTTCAAGGTGCCGAAAGTGATCGGATAG
- a CDS encoding citrate synthase gives MAVIDSRNSLTVTDNRTGKAYELPLENGCLNTMDLRQIKISDEDFGVLGYDPGFLNTASCKSRITYIDGDKGILRYRGYPIEQLAEKSSFLETGYLLIKGELPDKERLAEWTYNIRNHTMTHSNIIKFMDGFRYDAHPMGILVGTVGALSTFYSDAKDINSEESRKLQVRRLIGKIPTLAAMSFRHSLGFPYVLPDNELSYTANFLSMMFKMTEHHYEPNPILEHALDVLFILHADHEQNCSTNAVRAVGSSGVDPYTAIAAGCAALYGPLHGGANEAVIHMLLKIGSIDKIPDFIKSVKEGEGRLMGFGHRVYKNYDPRAKIIKDIAFQVFEETGRSPLLDIALELERIALEDEYFINRKLYPNVDFYSGLIYQAMGFPLDMFPVLFAIGRIPGWLAQWTEHVKDSEQKIARPRQIYLGEAERNFVPIDLRPKNHFDEQKAVLCRL, from the coding sequence ATGGCCGTTATCGATTCCAGAAATTCGCTCACCGTTACGGATAACCGGACGGGAAAAGCTTATGAGCTTCCGCTTGAAAACGGTTGTCTGAATACGATGGATCTTCGTCAGATCAAGATATCAGATGAAGATTTCGGGGTGTTGGGCTATGATCCGGGTTTTTTAAATACAGCATCCTGCAAAAGCCGCATCACCTACATTGATGGTGACAAGGGGATTTTGCGTTATCGCGGTTATCCCATTGAGCAGCTTGCAGAGAAGAGTTCTTTTCTGGAAACCGGATATCTTTTGATCAAGGGAGAGTTGCCGGACAAGGAGAGGCTGGCAGAATGGACCTACAATATTCGGAATCATACCATGACCCATTCCAATATTATCAAGTTTATGGATGGATTCCGTTATGATGCACATCCGATGGGTATTCTGGTTGGTACGGTCGGCGCACTTTCGACCTTTTACAGTGACGCGAAGGATATCAACAGTGAAGAGTCGCGCAAACTTCAGGTACGCCGCCTTATTGGCAAAATACCTACTCTCGCGGCCATGAGTTTCCGTCACAGTCTGGGCTTTCCCTACGTTCTTCCTGACAATGAGCTGAGCTATACGGCCAATTTCCTCTCCATGATGTTCAAAATGACCGAACATCATTACGAGCCGAATCCGATTCTTGAACATGCTCTCGATGTTCTGTTTATTCTTCATGCAGACCATGAGCAGAACTGTTCAACCAATGCGGTTCGTGCGGTTGGCAGTTCTGGCGTCGATCCTTATACCGCAATAGCCGCTGGCTGTGCGGCGCTTTATGGTCCGCTGCACGGCGGGGCCAACGAGGCTGTTATTCACATGTTGCTCAAAATCGGCTCAATTGACAAAATTCCTGACTTCATAAAATCGGTCAAGGAGGGTGAAGGTCGTTTGATGGGATTTGGTCACAGGGTTTATAAAAATTATGACCCAAGGGCAAAAATTATCAAGGATATTGCCTTTCAGGTTTTTGAAGAGACCGGGCGCAGTCCGCTGCTTGATATTGCTCTTGAACTTGAGCGTATTGCACTTGAAGACGAGTATTTTATTAATCGGAAGCTCTATCCCAATGTTGACTTTTATTCCGGTTTGATTTATCAGGCGATGGGATTTCCGCTGGATATGTTTCCGGTCCTTTTTGCTATCGGCAGGATTCCCGGATGGCTTGCACAGTGGACTGAGCATGTCAAGGATTCGGAGCAGAAAATTGCAAGACCCCGGCAGATCTATCTTGGCGAAGCAGAAAGGAATTTTGTTCCGATTGACCTGCGTCCAAAAAACCATTTTGATGAGCAGAAAGCGGTACTCTGCAGGTTGTAG
- a CDS encoding OmpA family protein, with amino-acid sequence MKSPRLILFFLFMIAFLSCKDAVAADLAGSKDHPLLRRFAGSEIVGYQAKRFDEYELQTSTFSRYSFESKKREYVTLPLKPEGRLTRIWYEAAGDTGSLEVFRNYLNELTARGFVILYDSKKDPAAVRWTNYLAPFGSMDIQTNRSNYIFFAAEKAGICVASAKKKRPEGDVYVHLTAVEWGKSDAVYKAKRGAYLAVDIIETQPMVQKMVTVTAAEMSQSLSAVGKVALYGIYFDPNKWDIKPESRPALKEIAILLNKQPTLRLHVVGHTDNVGGYEANTVLSKRRAEAVAASLVKDFGISALRLTANGAAYLAPVASNSTEAGRAKNRRVELVPR; translated from the coding sequence ATGAAATCACCCAGGCTCATTTTGTTTTTTTTATTCATGATAGCTTTTCTGTCGTGCAAAGATGCTGTCGCCGCTGATCTTGCCGGTTCCAAAGATCATCCCTTGTTGCGCCGCTTTGCTGGCTCGGAAATTGTGGGGTACCAGGCAAAGCGTTTTGATGAGTATGAGCTGCAGACCTCAACCTTCAGCCGTTATAGCTTTGAGAGTAAAAAACGGGAGTATGTTACCCTGCCCCTGAAACCGGAAGGGCGTTTGACGCGGATCTGGTATGAAGCGGCTGGTGATACCGGCTCTCTTGAAGTTTTCAGGAACTACCTCAATGAGCTGACAGCAAGAGGGTTTGTTATCCTCTACGACTCAAAGAAAGATCCTGCAGCCGTTCGCTGGACCAATTATCTTGCCCCCTTTGGCTCTATGGATATTCAGACCAATCGCAGCAACTATATCTTTTTTGCGGCCGAAAAGGCGGGTATCTGTGTCGCCAGCGCTAAAAAGAAGCGTCCGGAAGGAGATGTCTATGTTCATTTGACTGCTGTGGAGTGGGGGAAGAGTGATGCGGTGTATAAGGCAAAACGCGGCGCCTACCTTGCTGTCGATATTATTGAAACTCAGCCCATGGTGCAGAAAATGGTGACGGTCACTGCTGCTGAAATGTCGCAGTCATTGAGCGCTGTTGGCAAGGTTGCTCTCTATGGCATCTATTTTGACCCCAATAAATGGGATATCAAACCTGAGTCTCGTCCTGCGCTGAAGGAAATTGCGATACTTCTGAACAAACAGCCGACATTGAGACTGCATGTTGTGGGGCATACCGATAATGTTGGCGGGTATGAGGCTAATACCGTGCTCTCCAAGCGCAGGGCTGAAGCCGTTGCCGCCTCTCTTGTCAAGGATTTTGGTATTTCAGCGCTTCGCCTTACGGCAAATGGGGCGGCCTATCTTGCTCCTGTTGCGTCGAATAGCACGGAGGCAGGAAGGGCTAAAAATCGCCGTGTTGAACTGGTGCCGAGATAG
- a CDS encoding NYN domain-containing protein: MAIEKTERLAVLIDADNTQATIIEGLLAEVAKYGTSSVKRIYGDWTSTALRSWKEVLLEYSIQPIQQFGYTKGKNATDSAMIIDAMDLLYTGRFHGFCIVSSDSDFTKLASRIRESGLFVYGFGEKKTPSAFVSACDKFIYIEVLRAKINENESIAKKTMTELKRDARLVRLLRNAVEASSDESGWAHLATTGSNIAKQSPEFDPRNYGYIRLGELLAATKLFDIEERIAGDGQSKAIYVRDKRKKV; encoded by the coding sequence ATGGCAATAGAAAAAACGGAGCGGCTCGCGGTGTTGATTGATGCCGATAATACACAGGCGACCATTATCGAAGGTCTTTTGGCTGAGGTCGCGAAGTATGGAACGTCGAGCGTCAAAAGAATATATGGCGATTGGACATCGACGGCTTTGAGAAGCTGGAAGGAGGTGCTGCTGGAGTATTCCATTCAGCCCATTCAGCAGTTCGGCTATACCAAAGGCAAAAATGCTACCGATAGCGCCATGATCATTGATGCCATGGATCTTTTGTATACGGGAAGGTTTCACGGTTTCTGCATTGTCTCAAGCGACAGTGATTTTACAAAACTTGCTTCACGCATAAGGGAGTCGGGGCTGTTTGTTTACGGGTTTGGAGAGAAAAAGACTCCGTCGGCATTTGTTTCTGCCTGTGACAAATTCATCTATATCGAGGTGTTGCGGGCAAAAATCAATGAAAATGAGTCGATCGCAAAGAAAACGATGACGGAACTCAAGCGGGATGCCCGTCTGGTTCGCTTGCTGAGGAATGCCGTTGAGGCTTCTTCGGACGAAAGCGGCTGGGCGCATCTTGCAACGACCGGAAGTAATATTGCAAAACAGTCACCCGAGTTCGATCCGCGTAATTATGGCTATATCAGGCTTGGAGAGTTGCTGGCCGCGACAAAACTTTTCGATATTGAGGAACGCATTGCTGGCGATGGGCAATCGAAAGCTATTTATGTGCGCGACAAGCGCAAAAAAGTTTGA
- a CDS encoding heavy-metal-associated domain-containing protein, whose product MKNELQVSGMHCGGCELLVKEALEEVEGISAAEVSFLKGSVVVEYEPEVVSLALVTAVIEGQGFTVKS is encoded by the coding sequence ATGAAAAACGAACTGCAGGTCAGCGGTATGCATTGCGGCGGTTGTGAGCTGCTTGTCAAAGAGGCGCTTGAAGAGGTAGAAGGGATCAGTGCTGCGGAAGTTTCATTCCTCAAGGGCTCTGTTGTTGTGGAATATGAACCGGAAGTGGTGAGCCTTGCCTTGGTGACTGCGGTGATTGAGGGGCAGGGTTTCACGGTGAAAAGCTGA
- a CDS encoding tetratricopeptide repeat protein, which yields MKHAQTHSKAGISCLFVIILLAGMTILTSCNRTQNEIDNLQQQVWKNPDNATDYLRLGNAYARSKRYSEATDTYKRALAINPGLDEALHALGAVAFNQKKYADALGYFQKHLDRSPKDSLRLYDLGNVTMQLGQFEKAATLYSQAIENSDAFTDAHYNLAVCYLRTGRRAEAEAIYEWLLVKNNYLALSLQKHLKKEAR from the coding sequence ATGAAACATGCACAAACACATTCAAAAGCAGGCATATCATGCCTTTTTGTGATCATTCTCCTGGCAGGAATGACCATACTCACTTCATGCAACCGCACCCAGAACGAGATCGACAACCTGCAGCAGCAGGTCTGGAAAAACCCGGATAATGCCACCGACTATCTGCGTCTCGGCAACGCCTATGCACGCTCCAAACGCTACAGCGAAGCCACCGATACCTACAAGAGGGCGCTTGCCATCAATCCCGGACTTGACGAAGCCCTGCACGCACTTGGCGCCGTAGCCTTCAACCAGAAAAAATATGCTGACGCTCTGGGATATTTTCAGAAGCACCTCGATCGCTCACCAAAAGACTCGCTGAGACTCTACGATCTCGGCAACGTCACCATGCAATTGGGACAGTTCGAAAAGGCAGCTACCCTTTACAGTCAAGCCATAGAGAACAGTGATGCATTTACCGATGCCCACTACAACCTTGCCGTCTGCTATCTGCGCACAGGACGCAGAGCCGAAGCCGAGGCGATTTATGAATGGCTTCTTGTGAAAAACAACTATCTTGCCCTCTCTCTGCAGAAACATCTCAAAAAAGAGGCCCGGTGA
- a CDS encoding isochorismate synthase — protein sequence MIIPSEEPLSIEKAVSSLASALALYGDKHVEPDQREQHLLVTFRQPLQPTEPDEWLSSQSVYPRLFWMNRERDFSVAGIGIADSIACEGAGNNGDNFRQFALSVKDKNPDARYFGGFRFNNEEKQDPIWQPFSSFSFVLPLLQLTFENGAFALSCHLWVEIGDDIHKKISALTDLLDRVVTDTNSTVMKLPELLHLSYNPDEKEWMEECRKALLTFESGEMEKIMLARQTTLEFTSIFSPLLFLLHYPYKQNTIFRFYFEPAPNHAFFSFTPERLYRRDGNMLLTEALAGTCSKESINGDDHLASEVLLNSEKDIREHNFVREMIYQELQKICSNIDMEKEVNVLQLNRLAHLYTRCTAQLKPEFEYDSAILQLLHPTPAVGGVPKAPAMQHIMELEPFSRGWYAAPIGWVSRDAAEFCVGIRSALVHGRFAYLYSGAGLVKGSNPFAEWEEVDQKIGDILAISRQEA from the coding sequence GTGATTATCCCTTCAGAGGAACCTTTATCCATAGAAAAGGCCGTTTCAAGCCTTGCGTCGGCATTAGCCCTGTATGGTGACAAGCATGTTGAGCCCGATCAACGGGAGCAACACCTGCTTGTAACATTCCGTCAGCCACTGCAACCGACTGAACCTGATGAATGGCTCAGCTCTCAGAGCGTTTATCCCAGACTCTTCTGGATGAACCGGGAAAGAGATTTTTCCGTAGCCGGTATCGGAATTGCCGACTCCATTGCCTGTGAAGGAGCAGGAAATAATGGAGACAATTTCCGGCAATTCGCCCTTTCTGTCAAAGACAAAAATCCCGATGCCCGTTATTTCGGCGGCTTCCGTTTCAACAACGAGGAAAAACAGGATCCCATCTGGCAACCCTTCTCCTCCTTCTCCTTTGTCCTTCCGCTTCTCCAGTTAACCTTTGAAAACGGCGCCTTCGCCCTCTCATGCCACCTCTGGGTTGAAATCGGCGATGACATCCATAAAAAAATCAGCGCCCTAACCGACCTGCTCGACCGTGTTGTAACCGACACAAACAGCACAGTCATGAAACTTCCGGAGCTGCTGCACCTCAGCTATAATCCGGATGAAAAAGAGTGGATGGAAGAGTGCCGGAAAGCGCTGCTGACCTTTGAGTCCGGCGAGATGGAAAAGATCATGCTGGCACGGCAGACCACGCTCGAATTCACAAGCATCTTTTCACCGCTCCTTTTTCTGCTGCACTACCCCTACAAGCAGAACACCATCTTCCGGTTCTACTTTGAACCCGCCCCAAACCACGCCTTTTTCAGCTTTACCCCTGAACGGCTCTACCGCCGGGACGGCAATATGCTGCTCACGGAGGCTCTGGCTGGCACCTGTTCAAAAGAGTCCATCAACGGCGATGACCACCTCGCCTCTGAAGTACTTCTGAACTCGGAAAAAGATATCCGTGAACATAACTTTGTCAGGGAGATGATCTATCAGGAGCTGCAAAAGATATGCAGCAATATTGATATGGAAAAAGAGGTCAACGTCCTGCAACTGAATCGTCTTGCACACCTCTACACCCGCTGTACCGCCCAACTGAAACCCGAATTCGAGTACGACAGCGCCATCCTGCAACTGCTCCACCCCACTCCCGCTGTAGGCGGAGTGCCCAAGGCTCCGGCCATGCAGCATATCATGGAGCTGGAACCCTTCAGCCGTGGCTGGTACGCCGCTCCAATTGGCTGGGTAAGCCGGGACGCAGCAGAATTTTGTGTCGGAATCCGTTCAGCCCTTGTCCATGGCCGTTTTGCCTACCTCTACTCCGGGGCCGGCTTGGTAAAAGGATCAAATCCCTTTGCTGAATGGGAAGAGGTTGACCAGAAAATCGGGGACATTCTGGCCATATCCCGGCAAGAGGCATGA
- the menD gene encoding 2-succinyl-5-enolpyruvyl-6-hydroxy-3-cyclohexene-1-carboxylic-acid synthase — translation MNNRQINSLWSSIIIEELIRQGADFFCISPGSRSTPLTVAIARNPKARWKMFADERSAAFFALGYGRATARPAVLICTSGTAVANYFPAIVEASMDFQPILVLSADRPFELLECGANQTIRQENIFGSYTRWHMQLPVPSKEIPLKALLSTIAHAVVKTIGSPAGPVHLNQPFREPLEPEIPDLKDAWAAPLQEWLENGKPSGKSALPEKEPDAETLSLLREALAVAKEPLIIAGNMQKPEEAEAVEQLALELQIPLYTDFSSGLRLKSTTRPWQLAFASPHFTRHFKPDLVLHFGGHIIAKQPAAAIREWKPKHYIVVKNHANRLSPDHNVTLSIEASIASTAAKLKGCRTLSSGIINAATEEFFRRAEEEIDAECIGNKPVTEISAARLVSRLITAQQRLFLSNSMPVRDMDNFACSSHPHAIRSAINRGASGIDGIISTAAGFAEGDGKSTTLIIGDIAFLHDLNALSLLGAMTVPLQIIVLNNNGGGIFSFLPIAEYRDLMETHFATPQNYSIRSAAETFGLDYACPQTNQEFTRCYLEATGSPRSIIIELRSNRAENLHHHRALQARIETLTNHLYQGFIEKISEQPN, via the coding sequence ATGAACAACCGCCAGATAAACTCACTCTGGAGCAGCATCATCATTGAAGAGCTGATCCGTCAGGGCGCTGATTTTTTCTGCATCTCGCCAGGCTCACGCTCAACGCCCCTCACCGTTGCCATTGCAAGAAACCCGAAAGCGCGATGGAAAATGTTTGCCGATGAACGCTCAGCCGCCTTTTTTGCCCTCGGTTACGGACGGGCAACTGCCAGGCCAGCCGTACTCATCTGCACCTCCGGCACCGCTGTCGCAAACTACTTCCCTGCCATTGTTGAGGCATCGATGGACTTTCAGCCGATTCTCGTGCTTTCCGCCGACCGCCCCTTCGAGCTGCTCGAATGCGGAGCAAACCAGACCATCCGCCAGGAAAACATCTTCGGAAGTTATACCCGCTGGCATATGCAACTGCCTGTGCCATCGAAGGAGATTCCCCTCAAGGCACTGCTCTCCACCATTGCCCATGCCGTAGTAAAAACCATTGGATCGCCCGCTGGGCCCGTCCATCTCAACCAGCCCTTCCGGGAACCGCTTGAACCGGAAATACCTGACCTGAAAGATGCATGGGCAGCGCCCCTGCAAGAGTGGCTGGAAAACGGAAAACCATCAGGAAAATCGGCGCTTCCTGAAAAAGAGCCTGATGCCGAAACGTTGTCCTTGCTGCGCGAAGCCCTCGCAGTGGCAAAAGAGCCCCTGATCATTGCCGGAAACATGCAGAAACCCGAAGAGGCTGAAGCAGTTGAACAGCTTGCCCTTGAACTGCAGATACCACTTTACACCGACTTCTCATCGGGGCTGCGACTGAAAAGCACCACCCGTCCCTGGCAACTGGCCTTTGCATCGCCACACTTCACCCGCCACTTCAAGCCCGATCTGGTACTCCATTTTGGAGGCCATATCATCGCAAAACAGCCGGCAGCAGCCATCAGAGAGTGGAAGCCAAAGCACTACATTGTCGTAAAAAACCACGCCAACCGCCTCTCGCCCGACCATAATGTAACCCTCAGCATCGAAGCCTCCATTGCCTCGACCGCAGCCAAACTCAAGGGATGCCGCACACTTTCATCCGGCATAATAAACGCCGCAACCGAAGAGTTCTTCAGGCGGGCTGAAGAAGAGATTGACGCCGAATGCATAGGCAACAAACCGGTCACCGAAATTTCAGCCGCACGACTCGTTTCGCGTCTCATTACCGCCCAACAACGGCTCTTCCTCTCGAACAGCATGCCCGTCAGGGATATGGACAACTTCGCCTGCAGCAGCCACCCTCACGCCATCCGAAGCGCCATCAACCGGGGAGCAAGCGGCATAGACGGCATCATCTCCACCGCAGCAGGCTTTGCTGAGGGAGATGGCAAAAGCACAACACTGATCATCGGCGATATCGCCTTCCTGCACGACCTCAACGCCCTCTCGCTGCTCGGCGCCATGACCGTACCCCTGCAGATCATCGTCCTGAACAACAACGGCGGCGGCATCTTCTCCTTCCTTCCTATTGCAGAGTACCGTGACCTTATGGAAACCCATTTTGCCACACCACAAAACTACAGCATCCGTTCAGCCGCCGAAACCTTCGGGCTCGACTACGCCTGCCCGCAAACCAACCAGGAATTTACCCGCTGCTACCTCGAAGCAACCGGCAGCCCCCGGAGCATCATCATAGAGCTGCGCAGTAACCGGGCAGAAAATCTTCACCACCACCGCGCCCTGCAGGCGAGAATCGAAACCCTGACCAACCACCTCTATCAAGGTTTTATTGAAAAGATTTCTGAACAGCCGAATTAA
- a CDS encoding DUF6345 domain-containing protein has product MDKKHLVARRKKLFFCLLLLLFTSSPLRTASAVDHWEGGYVGSKTEGDATTPVWNFINNFSYDQYYWAEPFQFTSSNNERVDKMDFSYFVGHGSPWQIKCQSTWVDLTTAGSTTHKGWGDYNAEFVTLHACNVVASPLEVADWYSAWTGGTGVFDGVHQVCGFRTTASMSCDQDISAYFGSRIKSGAAVWQAWFDAISLYGDGSERGAAVMYPPCEGDSYATFSADPPATHTWLKIWYQY; this is encoded by the coding sequence ATGGACAAAAAACATCTTGTTGCTCGCAGAAAAAAGCTCTTTTTCTGTCTGCTTCTCCTGCTCTTCACCTCTTCGCCTCTCCGGACAGCATCTGCGGTTGATCACTGGGAGGGTGGATATGTCGGCAGTAAAACCGAAGGCGATGCCACAACTCCGGTATGGAACTTTATCAATAATTTCAGCTATGATCAGTATTACTGGGCTGAACCCTTTCAATTTACATCCTCCAACAATGAACGGGTCGACAAAATGGACTTTTCCTACTTTGTCGGTCACGGCAGCCCATGGCAAATCAAATGCCAGTCAACCTGGGTTGACCTGACAACTGCGGGCTCAACAACGCATAAGGGGTGGGGTGATTACAATGCGGAATTTGTTACCCTGCACGCCTGCAATGTTGTCGCAAGCCCTCTGGAAGTTGCCGACTGGTATTCTGCCTGGACCGGCGGTACCGGTGTCTTCGACGGCGTTCACCAGGTCTGCGGTTTCCGTACCACAGCATCGATGTCCTGTGATCAGGATATTTCAGCCTATTTCGGCAGCCGCATAAAATCAGGGGCAGCCGTCTGGCAGGCATGGTTTGATGCCATCTCGCTTTACGGCGACGGAAGTGAACGAGGTGCGGCAGTAATGTATCCTCCCTGTGAGGGTGATTCGTATGCAACCTTCAGCGCTGATCCACCCGCGACTCATACCTGGCTTAAAATCTGGTATCAATACTAA
- a CDS encoding transposase: protein MQDHHRHSIRLQQYDYGQSGFYFITICTHNRFCLFGAIEHDVMRLTVQGEIAAACWSAIPDHFSHIELDEWIVMPNHVHGILRVGDNDDATRRVTACRDPAMATTTTAFEQFGVPVSGSIPTVIRSFKSAVTKGINDLSQTSAKGVVWQRNYWEHLIRDEPTLQRIREYIRNNPLHWEIDQLYSS, encoded by the coding sequence ATGCAGGATCATCATCGGCATAGCATCCGTTTGCAACAGTACGATTACGGCCAATCCGGGTTTTATTTCATTACCATCTGTACGCATAATCGATTTTGTCTGTTTGGGGCCATTGAGCATGATGTGATGCGGCTCACTGTACAGGGAGAAATTGCTGCTGCCTGTTGGTCGGCCATTCCGGATCATTTTTCCCATATTGAATTGGATGAATGGATTGTCATGCCTAATCATGTTCACGGTATTTTGCGGGTTGGGGACAATGATGATGCAACCCGCAGGGTCACGGCATGCCGTGACCCTGCGATGGCGACAACGACAACGGCATTCGAACAATTCGGGGTGCCGGTTTCCGGGTCAATTCCGACGGTGATTCGTTCATTCAAATCGGCGGTGACCAAAGGGATTAACGATCTTTCTCAAACGTCCGCGAAAGGTGTTGTCTGGCAACGCAATTATTGGGAACACCTGATCCGTGATGAACCCACCTTGCAAAGAATCAGGGAATACATCCGCAATAATCCTCTGCATTGGGAAATCGATCAATTGTATTCGTCGTAG